The following proteins come from a genomic window of Acanthopagrus latus isolate v.2019 chromosome 5, fAcaLat1.1, whole genome shotgun sequence:
- the lrrtm4l2 gene encoding leucine-rich repeat transmembrane neuronal protein 4: MCSLSACFRGLLLPSVTMGSGMLDWRLSCLLLQAAALLLLSEGERMCPSSCRCEGKIVYCESGIFQDIPANITTGCQGLSLRYNNLLVLLPYQFAHLNQLIWLYLDHNSINDIDALAFHGVRRLKELILSSNKISHLHNKTFRAIPNLRNLDLSYNKLQSLQPGHFYGLRKLQNLHLRSNGLRQILIRTFLECRSLEFLDLGYNRLRSLTRTTFLGLYKLKELHLEHNQFSRINFFIFPRLTNLQALYLQWNRIRSINQGVPWTWQKLQKLDLSGNEIQILDPAVFQCMPNLQTLNLESNKLSSVPVEAVAAWTSLTAISLAGNAWDCSPSICPLMGWLRNFKDPKDISMICSSPKSVQGERVVDVVRNHSTCGDLSDVLSTTALFFILTSTQAVNITDYLSPSAATHLDQTDSPVQGLTPLSVRPTAAGRKTTTVSSISAVSLEPPTSFTPELQFEHMAFHKIIAGSVALFLSVSLILLVIYVSWRRYPNTMRQLQQHSVNHKRRKKARKQEQDLNSQLQEYYLSYHSNSETMDTLVNERPCTCTISGSIECEV; the protein is encoded by the exons ATGTGCTCTTTATCCGCTTGTTTCAGAGGATTACTCCTTCCCTCAGTAACGATGG GTTCTGGGATGTTGGACTGGAGGTTATCGTGTCTTCTTCTGCaggcagctgctctgctgctgctcagcgaGGGGGAGAGGATGTGCCCCTCCAGTTGTCGCTGCGAAGGGAAGATTGTTTACTGCGAGTCGGGCATCTTCCAAGACATCCCGGCGAACATCACCACGGGATGCCAGGGTCTGTCTCTGCGCTATAACAACCTGCTGGTTCTGCTGCCGTACCAGTTCGCTCATCTCAATCAGCTCATCTGGCTCTACTTGGACCACAACTCCATCAACGATATAGATGCGTTAGCCTTCCACGGTGTGCGCAGGCTCAAGGAACTGATCCTCAGCTCCAATAAAATCTCCCATCTgcacaataaaacattcagagcCATACCAAACCTGAGGAACTTGGACCTATCCTATAATAAGCTGCAGTCTCTGCAGCCAGGACATTTTTATGGGCTGCGAAAGCTTCAGAACCTCCACCTTCGATCCAACGGACTGAGACAGATCCTCATTCGTACCTTTCTGGAGTGCCGCAGCCTGGAGTTTCTGGACCTTGGTTATAATCGCTTGCGGAGCCTCACCCGCACCACCTTCTTAGGACTGTACAAGCTGAAGGAACTTCACTTGGAGCACAACCAGTTTTCCAGGATTAACTTCTTCATTTTCCCACGCCTCACCAACCTGCAGGCTCTTTACTTGCAGTGGAACCGCATTCGATCCATCAATCAGGGCGTGCCTTGGACCTGGCAGAAACTACAGAAACTGGACCTGTCAGGGAATGAAATCCAGATCCTGGACCCGGCGGTTTTCCAGTGCATGCCGAACTTACAGACGCTCAACCTCGAATCCAACAAGCTGAGCAGCGTGCCTGTGGAAGCTGTGGCGGCGTGGACGTCGCTCACCGCCATCAGCCTGGCAGGTAACGCCTGGGACTGCAGCCCCAGCATCTGCCCGCTCATGGGCTGGCTCAGAAACTTTAAGGACCCCAAAGACATCAGCATGATCTGCAGCAGCCCCAAGTCTGTGCAGGGCGAGAGGGTGGTGGACGTGGTGAGGAATCACTCGACCTGTGGCGACTTGTCAGATGTGTTATCAACGACTGCCCTCTTCTTCATTCTCACATCAACCCAGGCTGTGAACATCACAGATtacctctctccctccgctgCCACACACCTGGATCAGACCGACTCACCTGTGCAGGGATTAACCCCGCTGTCTGTCCGTCCGACCGCAGCAGGCAGGAAGACGACGACCGTGAGCTCCATATCAGCCGTCTCCCTTGAACCCCCGACATCGTTTACCCCAGAGCTACAGTTCGAACATATGGCTTTCCATAAAATCATTGCGGGCAGCGTAGCCCTGTTCCTGTCAGTGTCATTGATCCTTCTGGTTATTTATGTGTCGTGGAGGCGCTACCCCAACACCatgaggcagctgcagcagcactcagTCAACCATAAACGCAGGAAAAAGGCCCGCAAGCAGGAGCAGGACCTTAACTCTCAGCTGCAAGAGTACTATCTGAGCTACCACTCGAACTCTGAGACGATGGACACTTTGGTGAACGAGAGGCCGTGCACGTGCACCATATCGGGATCCATAGAGTGCGAGGTCTGA